In one Shinella zoogloeoides genomic region, the following are encoded:
- the pyrH gene encoding UMP kinase has product MTAKPIYKRVLLKASGEALMGSQGFGIDVAVADRIASDIAEARALGVEVGVVVGGGNIFRGVAVASKGGDRVTGDHMGMLATVINALALATSLRKLDIDTVVLSAIAMPEICESFSQRATLYHLSLGRVVIFAGGTGNPFFTTDSAAALRAAEMGAEAIFKGTQVDGIYSADPKKDPAATRFDRLTHSAVLEKGLAVMDVAAVALARENHIPIIVFSIHEKGGFAEILTGGGRGTIVTDN; this is encoded by the coding sequence ATGACGGCCAAGCCAATCTACAAACGTGTTCTGCTGAAAGCCTCGGGCGAGGCGCTGATGGGATCGCAAGGCTTCGGCATCGACGTCGCCGTCGCCGATCGCATCGCATCCGACATCGCGGAAGCCCGCGCGCTCGGCGTCGAGGTCGGCGTCGTCGTCGGCGGCGGCAACATCTTCCGCGGCGTCGCCGTGGCCTCGAAGGGCGGCGACCGGGTGACCGGTGACCACATGGGCATGCTGGCGACCGTGATCAACGCGCTGGCGCTCGCCACCTCGCTACGCAAGCTCGACATCGACACCGTCGTCCTCTCGGCCATCGCCATGCCGGAGATCTGCGAAAGCTTTTCCCAGCGCGCGACGCTCTATCACCTGTCGCTCGGCCGCGTGGTGATCTTCGCCGGCGGCACGGGCAACCCGTTCTTCACGACCGACTCGGCCGCAGCGCTACGCGCCGCCGAAATGGGCGCGGAGGCGATCTTCAAGGGTACGCAGGTCGACGGCATCTATTCCGCCGACCCGAAGAAAGACCCGGCCGCCACCCGGTTCGACCGCCTGACGCACAGCGCAGTGCTCGAAAAGGGCCTTGCCGTCATGGACGTCGCCGCCGTCGCGCTGGCGCGTGAAAACCACATCCCGATCATCGTCTTCTCCATCCATGAAAAGGGCGGATTTGCCGAAATATTGACCGGCGGCGGACGCGGTACCATCGTAACCGACAACTGA
- a CDS encoding phosphatidate cytidylyltransferase produces MQSELRLRIVSGIVLAVVVLAATWFGGLAFRALAAAIALLVYYEWSTITRLPETDFRGNAFGWLSVSLIAALVLFGFDDLALPVLLAATAAGIVYALAMKGSGWLAGGIVYSGLTVISLAAIRGDTAHGFAAMLFIFAVVWATDILAYFVGRAIGGPKLAPPISPGKTWSGAIGGTIAAVIAGTLVHMAFFSLNGLWVPLIALVLSVFSQIGDLFESFIKRRFGVKDSSRLIPGHGGVMDRVDGLVFACFAAFLIALGDAIVSGTANSPAGVFLFGP; encoded by the coding sequence ATGCAGAGTGAACTGCGCCTGCGCATCGTGTCCGGCATCGTCCTGGCCGTCGTCGTGCTTGCCGCGACGTGGTTCGGCGGGCTCGCCTTCCGCGCGCTTGCCGCCGCCATCGCCTTGCTCGTCTATTACGAATGGTCGACGATTACGCGGCTTCCCGAAACGGATTTCCGCGGCAATGCCTTCGGCTGGCTGTCGGTCTCGCTCATCGCCGCGCTGGTTCTCTTCGGCTTCGACGACCTCGCGCTGCCCGTTCTCCTCGCCGCTACCGCCGCCGGCATTGTCTATGCGCTGGCGATGAAGGGGAGCGGCTGGCTTGCGGGCGGCATCGTCTATTCCGGGCTTACGGTGATCTCGCTGGCCGCCATCCGCGGCGACACGGCCCATGGTTTCGCCGCCATGCTCTTCATCTTCGCCGTCGTCTGGGCGACGGACATCCTTGCCTATTTCGTCGGACGCGCCATCGGCGGACCGAAGCTGGCGCCGCCCATCTCGCCCGGCAAGACCTGGTCGGGCGCGATCGGCGGCACGATCGCCGCCGTCATCGCCGGCACGCTGGTGCACATGGCGTTCTTTTCGCTGAACGGCCTCTGGGTGCCGCTGATCGCGCTGGTGCTCTCGGTGTTCAGCCAGATCGGCGATCTCTTCGAATCCTTCATCAAGCGCCGTTTCGGCGTCAAGGATTCGAGCCGCCTCATTCCGGGACACGGCGGCGTCATGGATCGCGTCGACGGCCTTGTTTTCGCCTGCTTCGCCGCGTTCCTCATTGCGCTTGGCGACGCGATCGTATCGGGTACCGCGAATTCGCCTGCGGGCGTGTTCCTTTTCGGCCCGTGA
- the bamA gene encoding outer membrane protein assembly factor BamA, producing MVVTGGSVATLVSATGAEAAVIRSIQVRGADRVSADTVKANISIAPGKNFSNADIDESVRRLYATGYFSDVKISVSGGTLVVVVNENQLINEVVINGNRKIKDDKLQNVLRSRSLGPYSETTIEADKQAIRDAYAAIGRSDATVTTQTYPLGNGRVNLAFVVDEGDRTKISQINFVGNEAYSNSRLRSVIMTKKSNFLSFLTRKDVYSEEKLRADEEALRQFYFNSGYADFRVISSEAVLDEASNEYVVTFTVEEGQRYDFGNVNVESTVEGVDAEELQGLIESRPGKVYRAKDVQETMSEISQRVAAKGYPFARVTPRGNRDLGNGTIAVDYLVDQGERAYVERIEIRGNTRTRDFVIRREFDIGEGDAFNQEVIARAKRRLEALGFFSSVNITTAPGSQPDRVVLVVDVQDQSTGSFGIGAGYETGNSGGFKLEASIEEKNFLGRGQYIRVSAGRGGESRNYSLSFTEPYFLGYRLAAGFDIFSDEDESEDFYSVNTKGFTLRVTAPITEELSTTFRYSYAKLDYTSSDLSQLASPYQHVVTDGPWTRSAVSQSLTYDTLDDRQLPREGIFAQITHEFAGLGGDSDYYKVSGKARYFHMLMEDADVIGSIAVAGGHMWGTGDDTKVYDQFTLKASEIRGFESGGIGPRATSTGDSLGGTTYFTASAEASFPLPILPRDSGFRGAVFVDAGTLYGNDVNVVAADKVVGTDMSLRASVGASIIWASPFGPLRFDYAVPFKKESFDEVQRFKFGIATQF from the coding sequence ATGGTTGTCACGGGCGGCTCGGTTGCCACGCTTGTCTCCGCCACGGGCGCCGAGGCTGCGGTGATCCGTAGCATCCAGGTGCGCGGCGCCGATCGCGTCAGCGCCGATACGGTCAAGGCCAATATCTCCATCGCGCCTGGCAAGAACTTCTCCAATGCCGACATCGACGAGTCCGTGCGCCGTCTTTATGCGACTGGCTACTTCTCGGACGTCAAGATCTCGGTTTCCGGCGGCACGCTCGTCGTCGTCGTCAATGAAAACCAGCTGATCAACGAAGTCGTCATCAACGGCAACCGCAAGATCAAGGACGACAAGCTGCAGAACGTGCTGCGTTCGCGCTCGCTCGGCCCGTACAGCGAAACGACGATCGAGGCCGACAAGCAGGCGATCCGCGATGCCTATGCCGCGATCGGCCGCAGCGACGCCACCGTCACCACGCAGACCTATCCGCTCGGCAACGGCCGCGTGAACCTTGCCTTCGTCGTGGACGAAGGCGACCGCACGAAGATTTCGCAGATCAACTTCGTCGGCAACGAGGCTTACAGCAACAGCCGCCTGCGTTCGGTCATCATGACCAAGAAGTCGAACTTCCTCTCGTTCCTGACCCGCAAGGATGTCTATAGCGAAGAGAAGCTGCGCGCCGACGAAGAGGCGCTGCGCCAGTTCTACTTCAACTCCGGCTATGCCGACTTCCGCGTCATTTCCTCGGAAGCCGTGCTTGACGAAGCCTCGAACGAATATGTCGTCACCTTCACGGTGGAGGAAGGTCAGCGCTACGACTTCGGCAACGTCAACGTGGAATCGACTGTCGAAGGCGTCGATGCCGAAGAGCTGCAGGGCTTGATCGAATCCCGTCCGGGCAAGGTCTACCGCGCGAAGGACGTCCAGGAGACGATGTCGGAGATTTCGCAGCGCGTCGCCGCGAAGGGCTACCCGTTCGCCCGCGTGACGCCGCGCGGCAACCGCGACCTCGGCAATGGCACGATCGCCGTAGACTATCTCGTCGACCAGGGCGAGCGCGCCTATGTCGAACGTATCGAAATCCGCGGCAACACCCGCACGCGCGACTTCGTCATCCGCCGCGAGTTCGATATCGGTGAAGGCGACGCCTTCAACCAGGAAGTCATCGCGCGTGCGAAGCGCCGCCTCGAAGCCCTTGGCTTCTTCTCGTCGGTCAACATCACGACCGCGCCGGGCAGCCAGCCCGACCGCGTTGTGCTGGTCGTCGACGTCCAGGATCAGTCGACCGGTTCGTTCGGTATCGGCGCAGGCTATGAAACCGGCAACAGCGGCGGCTTCAAACTCGAAGCCTCCATCGAGGAGAAGAACTTCCTCGGCCGCGGCCAGTACATCCGTGTCTCCGCGGGCCGTGGCGGCGAATCGCGCAATTACAGCCTGTCGTTCACGGAGCCGTATTTCCTCGGCTACCGTCTGGCAGCCGGCTTCGACATATTCAGCGACGAAGACGAGAGCGAAGACTTCTACAGCGTCAATACGAAGGGCTTCACGCTGCGCGTGACGGCGCCGATCACGGAAGAGCTGTCGACCACGTTCCGCTACAGCTATGCGAAGCTTGACTACACGTCGAGCGACCTCAGCCAGCTTGCATCGCCCTACCAGCACGTCGTCACCGACGGTCCGTGGACCCGGTCTGCCGTTTCGCAGAGCCTGACCTACGACACGCTGGACGACCGCCAGCTGCCGCGTGAAGGCATCTTCGCGCAGATCACGCATGAATTTGCCGGTCTCGGCGGTGATTCCGACTACTACAAGGTCTCGGGCAAGGCGCGTTACTTCCATATGCTGATGGAAGATGCCGACGTGATCGGCTCGATCGCCGTCGCCGGCGGCCATATGTGGGGCACGGGCGACGACACGAAGGTCTACGACCAGTTCACGCTGAAGGCTTCCGAAATCCGCGGCTTCGAGTCCGGCGGCATCGGTCCGCGCGCGACCTCGACGGGCGACTCGCTCGGCGGCACGACCTACTTCACGGCTTCTGCCGAAGCGTCGTTCCCGCTGCCGATCCTGCCGCGCGACTCGGGCTTCCGTGGCGCCGTCTTCGTCGATGCCGGCACACTGTACGGCAACGATGTGAATGTTGTTGCCGCGGACAAGGTCGTCGGTACGGACATGAGCCTGCGCGCCTCCGTCGGCGCCAGCATCATCTGGGCGTCGCCGTTCGGCCCGCTGCGGTTCGACTATGCGGTTCCCTTCAAGAAGGAATCGTTCGACGAGGTCCAGCGCTTCAAGTTCGGCATCGCAACCCAGTTCTGA
- the lpxD gene encoding UDP-3-O-(3-hydroxymyristoyl)glucosamine N-acyltransferase, which yields MEHNWFFPPHDGIRLGDLAVALGAELADAAHADRIVRSVSPVNRAKEGDLCYILSRKMRAELDTSAATAILCDPSLASLVPAHISVLLSKRPHTAFAQAGALLHSSAMSPDVMTSTSAIAPGAYVDPEARLEPGVTVEPMAVIGKGAEIGEGSHIGPGAVIGADVRIGRDCTISAGATVQYALIGNNVIIHPGARIGQDGFGYAPGPKPGMIKIVQIGRVIIQDHVEIGANTTIDRGTMDDTVIGEGTKIDNQVQVGHNVRIGRHCGIVSGVGIAGSTRIGDGVMIGGASGINGHITIGDGVQIAAMSGVVSDIPAGEKYGGIPARPMRDFLRDMAEIVMRSGTRTQKKGGNDE from the coding sequence ATGGAGCATAACTGGTTTTTTCCGCCCCATGACGGGATTCGTCTGGGTGACCTGGCTGTAGCGCTTGGGGCGGAACTTGCCGATGCTGCGCATGCCGATCGCATCGTGCGCAGCGTTTCGCCCGTCAACCGGGCGAAGGAAGGCGATCTCTGTTACATCCTGTCGCGAAAAATGCGCGCCGAGCTGGACACCAGCGCGGCCACCGCGATCCTCTGCGACCCGTCGCTAGCCTCCCTCGTGCCGGCGCACATTTCCGTACTCCTTTCCAAGCGCCCGCATACCGCCTTCGCCCAGGCCGGTGCCTTGCTGCATTCCTCCGCCATGAGCCCCGACGTGATGACTTCGACGTCCGCCATTGCGCCGGGCGCCTATGTCGATCCCGAGGCGCGCCTGGAACCGGGCGTGACGGTGGAACCCATGGCAGTGATCGGCAAGGGCGCTGAGATCGGCGAGGGCAGCCATATCGGCCCCGGCGCCGTCATCGGCGCGGATGTGCGGATCGGCCGCGATTGCACGATCTCGGCAGGGGCGACGGTGCAGTACGCGCTGATCGGCAACAATGTCATCATCCATCCCGGCGCGCGGATCGGCCAGGACGGCTTCGGTTATGCGCCGGGCCCCAAGCCGGGCATGATCAAGATCGTGCAGATCGGCCGTGTCATCATCCAGGACCATGTCGAGATCGGCGCCAACACGACGATCGACCGCGGCACGATGGACGACACGGTGATCGGCGAGGGGACCAAGATCGACAACCAGGTCCAGGTCGGCCACAACGTGCGGATCGGCCGCCATTGCGGCATCGTCAGCGGCGTCGGCATCGCCGGCAGCACGCGGATCGGCGACGGCGTGATGATCGGCGGCGCTTCCGGCATCAACGGCCACATCACCATCGGCGACGGCGTCCAGATCGCGGCGATGAGCGGCGTGGTGTCGGACATCCCGGCCGGTGAAAAATACGGCGGCATTCCCGCGCGGCCGATGCGTGATTTCTTGCGCGACATGGCGGAGATCGTCATGCGTTCCGGTACTCGAACCCAGAAGAAAGGGGGCAATGATGAGTGA
- the rseP gene encoding RIP metalloprotease RseP has product MLAGSVGFLTGYIVPFLLVLTLIVFVHEMGHYLAGRWSGIGITAFSVGFGPELLGFTDRHGTRWKLSAIPLGGYVKFLGDDDPASIPDYDSVASLPEEVRKRTFLGAALWKRAVTVAAGPIANFILAIAIFAVMFSIYGRQVADPIVAEVRPDSAAEAAGVRPGDLLVALDGNPVATFDDVRRYVSVRPELTITVTVRRDGADLDLPMVPKRTEITDQFGNKIELGLIGIVTNQETGNFRVVEYGPLEAVGQGALQSWHIVTGTFDYLSNLVTGRMKADQLGGPIRVAQASGQMATLGVAALLQLAAVLSVSIGLLNLMPVPVLDGGHLMFYAVEAIRGRPVGPGAQEIAFRIGMALVLMLMVFATWNDISMLLG; this is encoded by the coding sequence ATGCTGGCAGGCTCCGTCGGTTTCTTGACGGGCTATATCGTTCCTTTCCTGCTCGTGCTGACGCTGATCGTCTTCGTGCACGAGATGGGCCACTACCTTGCCGGCCGCTGGTCGGGCATCGGCATCACGGCCTTTTCGGTGGGATTCGGCCCGGAGCTGCTCGGCTTCACCGACCGGCACGGAACGCGCTGGAAGCTGTCTGCCATTCCGCTCGGCGGCTATGTGAAATTCCTCGGCGACGACGATCCGGCCTCCATTCCGGACTATGACTCCGTCGCTAGCCTGCCGGAAGAGGTGCGCAAGCGCACCTTCCTCGGCGCGGCCCTGTGGAAAAGGGCGGTGACCGTCGCTGCCGGCCCCATCGCCAACTTCATCCTCGCGATCGCCATCTTCGCCGTGATGTTCTCCATCTACGGCCGGCAGGTCGCCGATCCGATTGTTGCGGAAGTGCGCCCCGACAGCGCGGCGGAAGCGGCGGGCGTGCGCCCCGGCGACCTCCTCGTCGCCCTCGACGGCAATCCGGTCGCCACCTTCGACGACGTTCGCCGCTATGTCAGCGTGCGCCCGGAGCTGACGATCACCGTGACGGTGCGCCGCGACGGTGCGGATCTCGACCTTCCCATGGTGCCCAAGCGCACCGAGATCACCGACCAGTTCGGCAACAAGATCGAACTCGGCCTGATCGGCATCGTCACCAACCAGGAGACCGGCAATTTCCGTGTGGTCGAATACGGACCGCTGGAAGCCGTGGGGCAGGGCGCGCTGCAGAGCTGGCACATCGTGACGGGCACGTTCGACTATCTTTCGAACCTCGTGACGGGCCGGATGAAGGCCGATCAGCTCGGCGGACCGATCCGTGTGGCTCAGGCTTCCGGCCAGATGGCGACGCTAGGTGTTGCCGCATTGCTGCAGCTTGCCGCCGTGCTCTCTGTTTCCATTGGACTTTTGAACCTGATGCCGGTTCCGGTACTTGATGGCGGCCACTTGATGTTCTATGCGGTGGAGGCTATCCGAGGCAGGCCTGTCGGCCCCGGGGCGCAGGAGATCGCATTTCGCATCGGCATGGCGCTGGTGCTCATGCTGATGGTCTTCGCGACCTGGAACGACATATCCATGCTTCTCGGCTGA
- a CDS encoding cell envelope integrity EipB family protein, which yields MFRSAIVTALAAGACFAGSGTTSAFATPATGLAPHRAVYDLQLKDATERSGIVGMYGRMVYEFNGSPCDGYTVSFRFVTQINTGEETRLTDQQTTTYEDLKSGSFRFLTRSFTDEKLDKEVRGSAREEKEGVSVDLTAPDAKQVDLAASRFPTEHMLEVIARAKKGERFFESRIFDGSDSGDKTLMTTAVVGKKETPKAGDPDADKAGGFSSEAVWPVSIAYYNDTSEGDALPVYRMSFKLYENGITRDLTMDYGEFVLSGKLAKLEMFKAQDCK from the coding sequence ATGTTTCGTTCAGCCATTGTCACGGCTCTTGCGGCCGGGGCATGCTTCGCCGGCAGCGGCACGACAAGCGCCTTTGCCACGCCGGCGACCGGGCTTGCGCCGCACCGCGCCGTCTATGACCTCCAGCTCAAGGATGCGACCGAGCGCTCGGGCATCGTCGGCATGTACGGCCGCATGGTCTACGAGTTCAACGGCAGCCCCTGCGACGGCTATACGGTAAGCTTTCGCTTCGTCACGCAGATCAACACCGGCGAGGAGACGCGCCTCACCGACCAGCAGACGACGACCTACGAGGACCTGAAGAGCGGCAGCTTCCGCTTCCTCACCCGCTCCTTCACCGACGAGAAGCTGGACAAGGAAGTGCGCGGCTCGGCGCGCGAGGAGAAGGAAGGCGTCAGCGTCGACCTCACCGCGCCCGATGCCAAGCAGGTGGATCTTGCCGCAAGCCGTTTCCCGACCGAGCACATGCTGGAGGTTATCGCGCGTGCCAAGAAGGGCGAGCGCTTCTTCGAATCGCGCATCTTCGACGGCTCGGATTCGGGCGACAAGACGCTGATGACGACCGCCGTCGTCGGCAAGAAGGAAACGCCGAAGGCAGGCGACCCGGATGCCGACAAGGCGGGCGGCTTCTCGAGCGAGGCCGTCTGGCCTGTCTCCATCGCCTATTACAACGACACGAGCGAGGGCGACGCGCTGCCCGTCTACCGCATGTCCTTCAAGCTCTACGAAAACGGCATCACGCGCGACCTCACCATGGACTACGGCGAGTTCGTGCTGAGCGGCAAGCTCGCCAAGCTGGAGATGTTCAAGGCGCAGGACTGCAAGTAA
- the fabZ gene encoding 3-hydroxyacyl-ACP dehydratase FabZ, which translates to MSEETKATLGVADLREILTLLPHRYPFLMVDKIIEIDGDQSAIGIKNVTVNEPHFMGHFPDHPIMPGVLLVEGMAQTAGAICARKAGTGSNLVYFMTIDNARFRKPVVPGDRVEFHVTKQKQRGNIWKFHCDAKVDGQLAAEADIGAMIVKKEDA; encoded by the coding sequence ATGAGTGAAGAGACCAAGGCGACGCTTGGTGTAGCCGACCTGCGTGAAATCCTCACGCTTCTTCCCCACCGCTATCCTTTCCTGATGGTCGACAAGATCATCGAGATCGATGGGGACCAATCGGCGATCGGCATCAAGAACGTGACGGTGAACGAGCCGCACTTCATGGGCCATTTCCCCGATCATCCGATCATGCCGGGCGTCCTGCTCGTCGAGGGCATGGCGCAGACGGCGGGCGCGATCTGCGCGCGCAAGGCCGGCACGGGCTCGAACCTCGTCTATTTCATGACGATCGACAATGCCCGCTTCCGCAAGCCCGTCGTGCCGGGCGACCGGGTGGAATTCCATGTCACGAAGCAGAAGCAGCGCGGCAATATCTGGAAGTTTCACTGCGACGCAAAAGTTGATGGGCAACTTGCCGCCGAAGCTGATATCGGCGCGATGATCGTGAAAAAGGAAGATGCCTGA
- a CDS encoding isoprenyl transferase, producing MNQLSPSTVPAHVAIIMDGNGRWANARGLPRAMGHRKGVEAVREAVRTAGECGVSYLTLFAFSSENWNRPESEVSDLMGLLKTFIRRDLAVLHKQNVRIRVIGDRENLSGDILPLLLEAEDTTRANTGITLVIAFNYGSRDEIARAMRALAADVAAGRLDAGDITPERIGASLDTSGIPDPDLIIRTSGEERLSNFLLWQAAYAELMFIPDFWPDFSRETFLSALSRYAMRERRFGGLQPAATLAVGS from the coding sequence ATGAACCAGCTTTCGCCCAGCACCGTACCGGCACACGTCGCCATCATCATGGATGGCAACGGACGCTGGGCGAACGCCCGCGGCCTGCCGCGCGCCATGGGGCACCGCAAGGGTGTCGAGGCCGTGCGCGAGGCGGTGCGGACCGCCGGCGAATGCGGCGTCTCCTATCTCACGCTCTTCGCCTTCTCTTCGGAAAACTGGAACCGGCCGGAGAGCGAAGTGTCGGACCTGATGGGTCTCCTGAAGACCTTCATCCGGCGCGACCTTGCCGTGCTGCACAAGCAGAACGTGCGCATCCGCGTCATCGGCGACCGGGAGAACCTTTCCGGTGACATTCTGCCGCTGCTGCTGGAGGCCGAGGACACGACGCGCGCGAACACCGGCATCACGCTGGTGATCGCCTTCAACTACGGCTCTCGCGACGAGATCGCCCGCGCCATGCGCGCGCTGGCCGCCGACGTCGCCGCCGGCCGGCTCGATGCGGGTGACATCACGCCGGAGCGCATCGGCGCCAGCCTGGATACGTCAGGCATTCCCGATCCCGACCTCATCATCCGCACCAGCGGCGAGGAACGGCTCTCCAATTTCCTGCTCTGGCAGGCAGCCTATGCGGAACTGATGTTCATTCCCGATTTCTGGCCGGATTTTTCCCGCGAAACCTTCCTGTCCGCGCTTTCGCGCTATGCCATGCGCGAACGCCGGTTCGGCGGTCTGCAGCCTGCGGCCACGCTGGCGGTGGGTTCATGA
- the rpsB gene encoding 30S ribosomal protein S2, translated as MALPDFSMRQLLEAGIHFGHQTHRWNPKMKPYIFGDRNNVHIIDLAQTVPMLSRALQVVSDTVAGGGRVLFVGTKRQASDIIADAAKRSAQYYVNARWLGGMLTNWKTISNSIQRLRKLDEILASEGSGYSKKERLNLERERAKLDKALGGIRDMGGTPDLMFIIDTNKESIAIEEAKRLGIPVVAVIDSNCDPDPIDFPIPGNDDASRAIALYCDLIARAAIDGIARQQGASGRDLGASAEVPVEPALEAEA; from the coding sequence ATGGCATTGCCCGATTTCTCTATGCGCCAGCTCCTCGAAGCCGGCATTCACTTCGGCCACCAGACCCACCGCTGGAACCCGAAGATGAAGCCCTACATCTTCGGCGACCGCAACAACGTTCACATCATCGACCTGGCACAGACCGTTCCGATGCTGTCGCGCGCCCTTCAGGTCGTCAGCGACACGGTCGCCGGCGGCGGCCGCGTTCTCTTCGTCGGCACGAAGCGCCAGGCATCCGACATCATCGCTGACGCTGCCAAGCGTTCGGCCCAGTACTACGTCAATGCCCGCTGGCTCGGCGGCATGCTGACGAACTGGAAGACGATCTCCAACTCGATCCAGCGCCTGCGCAAGCTCGACGAGATCCTGGCTTCGGAAGGCTCGGGCTACTCCAAGAAGGAACGCCTGAACCTCGAGCGCGAACGCGCCAAGCTCGACAAGGCCCTCGGCGGTATCCGCGACATGGGCGGCACGCCGGACCTGATGTTCATCATCGACACCAACAAGGAATCGATCGCGATCGAAGAAGCCAAGCGCCTTGGCATCCCGGTCGTCGCCGTGATCGACTCGAACTGCGATCCGGACCCGATCGACTTCCCGATCCCCGGCAACGACGACGCCTCGCGCGCCATCGCCCTCTACTGCGACCTGATCGCCCGCGCCGCCATCGACGGCATCGCGCGCCAGCAGGGCGCCTCGGGCCGTGACCTCGGCGCGTCGGCTGAAGTTCCGGTCGAGCCGGCTCTCGAAGCCGAAGCGTAA
- the tsf gene encoding translation elongation factor Ts, translating to MAEITAALVKELREKSGAGMMDCKKALAENNGDIEAAIDWLRAKGIAKADKKSGRTAAEGLIGVASAGTKAVVVEVNSETDFVARNEAFQTIVRGVADVALTTDGTVEAVGAATYPATGKSVTETIKDAVATIGENMNLRRSVLLSVEDGVVATYIHNAAADRLGKLGVLVALKSTGDKEALNTIGRQVAMHVAATAPLAIRAEEVDAAVAERERNVFIEQSRASGKPEAIIEKMVEGRMRKFFEEVALLSQAFVMNPDLTVGAAVKEAEKTVGAPIEVVGMARLLLGEGVEKEETDFAAEVAAVAKG from the coding sequence ATGGCTGAAATCACCGCTGCACTGGTGAAGGAACTGCGCGAAAAGTCCGGCGCAGGCATGATGGACTGCAAGAAGGCGCTGGCTGAAAACAACGGCGACATCGAAGCGGCAATCGACTGGCTGCGCGCCAAGGGCATCGCCAAGGCCGACAAGAAGTCGGGCCGCACCGCAGCCGAAGGCCTGATCGGCGTCGCCAGCGCCGGCACCAAGGCTGTCGTCGTCGAAGTCAACTCCGAAACCGACTTCGTTGCCCGCAACGAGGCCTTCCAGACGATCGTCCGCGGCGTTGCAGACGTAGCGCTCACCACCGACGGCACCGTCGAAGCCGTTGGCGCGGCCACCTATCCGGCGACCGGCAAGTCGGTCACCGAGACGATCAAGGACGCCGTCGCCACCATCGGCGAGAACATGAACCTGCGCCGCTCGGTGCTGCTGTCGGTCGAAGACGGCGTCGTGGCGACCTACATCCACAACGCTGCCGCTGACCGCCTCGGCAAGCTCGGCGTTCTCGTCGCGCTCAAGTCGACCGGCGACAAGGAAGCCCTGAACACGATCGGCCGCCAGGTCGCCATGCACGTCGCCGCGACCGCGCCGCTCGCCATCCGCGCCGAAGAAGTCGACGCCGCCGTCGCAGAGCGCGAACGCAATGTCTTCATCGAGCAGTCCCGCGCCTCCGGCAAGCCGGAAGCCATCATCGAGAAGATGGTCGAAGGCCGCATGCGCAAGTTCTTCGAGGAAGTCGCCCTGCTGTCGCAGGCCTTCGTCATGAACCCCGACCTCACGGTCGGCGCTGCCGTCAAGGAAGCTGAAAAGACCGTCGGCGCACCGATCGAAGTCGTCGGCATGGCCCGTCTCCTGCTCGGCGAAGGCGTCGAAAAGGAAGAAACCGACTTCGCCGCCGAAGTCGCAGCCGTCGCCAAGGGCTGA
- the frr gene encoding ribosome recycling factor produces MSEGIDLKELKRRMDGAINAFKNDIASLRTGRASANVLDPVQVEAYGSRVPLNQVANISVPEPRMLSVSVWDKGMVGAVERGIRESNLGLNPIIDGQNLRIPLPELNEERRKSLVKVAHDYAEKAKVAIRHVRRDGMDDLKKAEKDGDIGQDLSRSQSERVQKMTDETILDVDRLLADKEKEIMQV; encoded by the coding sequence ATGAGTGAAGGTATTGACCTGAAGGAACTGAAGCGCCGCATGGACGGCGCGATCAACGCGTTCAAGAACGACATCGCGTCGCTGCGCACCGGCCGCGCCTCGGCCAACGTGCTCGATCCGGTGCAGGTCGAAGCCTACGGTTCGCGCGTGCCGCTGAACCAGGTCGCCAACATTTCCGTTCCCGAGCCCCGCATGCTGTCGGTCTCCGTCTGGGACAAGGGCATGGTCGGCGCGGTCGAGCGCGGCATCCGCGAATCGAACCTCGGCCTCAACCCGATCATCGACGGCCAGAACCTGCGCATTCCGCTGCCCGAGCTCAACGAGGAGCGCCGCAAGTCGCTCGTCAAGGTCGCCCACGACTATGCCGAGAAGGCGAAGGTGGCGATCCGCCACGTCCGCCGCGACGGCATGGACGACCTCAAGAAAGCCGAAAAGGATGGCGATATCGGGCAGGATCTCTCCCGTAGCCAGTCGGAAAGGGTGCAGAAGATGACCGACGAGACGATTTTGGACGTCGATCGCTTGCTTGCCGACAAGGAAAAGGAAATCATGCAGGTTTAA